A single Fusarium oxysporum Fo47 chromosome IV, complete sequence DNA region contains:
- a CDS encoding uncharacterized protein (expressed protein) — MRAHSLYHPLSWSVLMLNCMTVPPRTTTLPLPSDRPLVISCIGRQAQSNHFWLYYELLSIAAEASRAELIPGCQNEVYKEASKPGLGYLNLFVS; from the coding sequence ATGAGAGCCCACAGTCTGTATCATCCATTATCATGGTCCGTATTAATGTTGAACTGTATGACTGTGCCACCTCGTACAACGACATTACCGTTACCGTCTGACAGGCCTCTCGTCATCTCGTGTATAGGTAGACAGGCACAATCTAACCATTTCTGGTTGTATTATGAACTACTGTCCATAGCGGCAGAGGCCTCGAGAGCTGAACTTATTCCCGGGTGCCAAAATGAAGTCTATAAAGAGGCCTCTAAACCCGGGCTAGGCTACCTAAATCTTTTTGTCAGCTAG
- a CDS encoding major facilitator superfamily domain-containing protein — MAASTSPAQVQGDFEKQIQPENHTINDFPDKEKEHDSDDSSEIKQDGVKRVEAITKVWSPGMMWAVFIFLYLVNFVDTLLQAVHSSLVPYVTSSFSQHGLLAITSVFGSIIAGVSKLAIAKIIDIRGRNEGFLLMILIIIIGMIMKACCKNVETYAAGHTFYWVGHVGLSYIIDVVLSDMTSLRNRMIMFGLYMSPRLASTFGGPKIAELFFKHSTYRWAFGSFCIILVFFSIPVSAIFMYHEIKAKKLGYLPEKSQRSIWDSTKYYFVEFDIVGMILTIAGFSLILTPLNIATRAPNGWKTDYIIAMLVVGVVCLAGFAAWEKWYAKVPYVPFKFLKDRTILGACLLSAFLNMSIFAWDTYYNSYLQVVHGLSIATAGYTLNAFSVTSTILAPFIGLFLRWYGRYYWPAVFGIPWCVLGTALLIHFRQPGNDIGYLVMCQVFHGVCGGIWAMTGPLAIMTQVTHQEIAVVLALYSMFGSIGQAIGFGISGALWTNDLPREMYKALPQDAKNQTAALYGDMKLQMADPIGTPIRDAVVHAYGVVQREMVIAGCAFLPLICICVIVWRNKPIDRQQTKGNVF, encoded by the exons ATGGCCGCTTCTACTAGCCCAGCCCAAGTCCAGGGCGACTTCGAGAAGCAGATACAGCCTGAGAACCATACCATCAATGATTTCCCCGACAAGGAAAAGGAGCATGATTCCGATGATAGCTCCGAGATTAAGCAGGATGGTGTCAAGCGTGTTGAGGCCATCACCAAAGTCTGGTCTCCTGGTATGATGTGGGCTGTCTTCATATT CCTCTACCTGGTCAACTTCGTCGACACTCTACTTCAGGCTGTTCACTCCAGCTTGGTGCCATATGTCACTTCTTCGTTCAGCCAGCACGGCCTGCTTGCAATTACCAGTGTTTTCGGATCCATCATTGCGGGTGTCAGCAAGCTCgccattgccaagatcatcGATATCCGCGGCCGAAACGAGGGGTTCCTGCTAATGATTCTGATAATTATCATTGGAATGATTATGAAGGCCTGCTGTAAGAATGTCGAGACTTACGCTGCTGGTCACACCTTCTACTGGGTTGGCCACGTTGGGTTAAGCTACATTATCGATGTCGTTCTCTCAGATATGACCTCTCTTCGCAACCGTATGATCATGTTCGGCCTTTACATGAGCCCCCGACTTGCTTCGACCTTCGGTGGCCCTAAGATCGCAGAGTTGTTCTTCAAGCACTCAACCTATCGTTGGGCTTTCGGCTCTTTTTGTATCATccttgtcttcttctctatcCCTGTGTCTGCCATTTTCATGTACCATGAAATCAAGGCTAAGAAGCTTGGATACCTGCCAGAGAAGAGCCAGCGCAGTATCTGGGACTCAACCAAGTACTACTTCGTTGAGTTTGACATCGTTGGCATGATCCTCACCATTGCTGGCTTTTCTCTTATTCTGACCCCTCTCAACATTGCCACTCGCGCTCCCAACGGTTGGAAGACTGACTATATCATCGCAATGCTTGTTGTCGGCGTTGTATGCCTTGCTGGATTTGCTGCCTGGGAGAAGTGGTATGCTAAGGTACCCTATGTGCCTTTCAAGTTTCTCAAGGACCGAACCATCCTAGGTGCTTGCCTTCTAAGCGCTTTTCTCAACATGTCCATCTTTGCATGGGACACCTATTACAACTCATACCTCCAGGTTGTCCATGGTCTCAGCATCGCTACCGCTGGTTACACTCTAAACGCATTTTCTGTGACCTCAACTATTCTGGCACCCTTCATCGGACT TTTCCTCCGTTGGTATGGAAGATACTACTGGCCTGCAGTCTTCGGCATCCCCTGGTGTGTCCTTGGTACTGCACTACTCATTCACTTCCGACAGCCTGGAAACGACATCGGTTACCTTGTCATGTGCCAGGTCTTCCATGGTGTGTGCGGTGGTATCTGGGCCATGACCGGGCCTCTCGCCATCATGACTCAGGTTACCCACCAGGAGATTGCCGTTGTGCTCGCGCTTTACTCTATGTTTGGCTCCATCGGCCAGGCCATCGGTTTCGGCATCTCTGGCGCTCTATGGACCAACGACCTACCAAGGGAGATGTACAAGGCTCTTCCCCAGGACGCCAAGAACCAAACCGCTGCCCTCTACGGCGACATGAAGCTGCAGATGGCCGACCCTATAGGTACCCCTATCCGAGATGCCGTCGTTCACGCCTACGGAGTTGTACAGCGCGAGATGGTCATTGCCGGCTGCGCTTTCTTGCCTTTGATCTGTATCTGTGTCATTGTCTGGCGTAACAAGCCGATCGACAGACAGCAGACTAAGGGTAATGTCTTTTAG